In a single window of the Macadamia integrifolia cultivar HAES 741 unplaced genomic scaffold, SCU_Mint_v3 scaffold3292, whole genome shotgun sequence genome:
- the LOC122067980 gene encoding trihelix transcription factor ASIL2-like: MEKQPNQVTLSLPSNNNIKEEPFRKSSLLASTASAAAAGGGVDRLKRDEWSEGAVSSLLDAYESKWVLRNRAKLKGQDWEDVARHVSERANSSKTAKTQTQCKNKIESMKKRYRSESATVETSSWPLFHRLDLLLRGGAQTPRSPSNLPPPLVLLDQLPPPPSPAPAPPAPPPQPPPPPLGIQQDSHESNGVELESKEDGVGVKLLEHGSDKTPMEMDSSTPPVSNGQREKLKSKKMKMRMKRKKRRMGGDWEVAQSVRWLAEVVVRSEQARMDTMKELERMRAEVEAKKGEMDLKRTEIIANTQLQIARLLAVDVKGIDSSLRIGRN; encoded by the exons TCTCTCCCCTCTAACAATAACATCAAGGAAGAGCCTTTCAGAAAATCATCTCTTCTTGCTTCTACtgcttctgctgctgctgctggtggTGGTGTTGATAGATTGAAAAGAGATGAATGGAGTGAAGGTGCCGTCTCAAGTCTCCTCGACGCCTATGAATCGAAATGGGTTCTTCGAAATCGAGCTAAGCTTAAAGGACAAGATTGGGAAGATGTGGCTCGTCATGTCTCTGAAAGAGCCAACTCTAGTAAGACGGCCAAGACACAGACGCAGTGTAAGAACAAGATTGAGTCCATGAAGAAACGATATAGATCGGAGTCAGCCACTGTAGAAACTTCCTCGTGGCCTCTTTTTCATCGTCTTGATCTCTTGCTTCGCGGTGGAGCTCAAACTCCTCGGTCCCCATCtaatcttcctcctcctcttgtgCTACTTGATCAACTACCTCCACCACCGTCACCAGCACCAGCTCCACCGGCACCACCACCTCagcctcctcctccacctcttGGTATCCAACAAGATTCTCATGAATCCAACGGGGTTGAACttgaatccaag GAAGATGGTGTTGGAGTGAAATTATTGGAGCATGGATCAGATAAAACTCCCATGGAGATGGATAGTAGCACACCACCAGTCTCTAATGGGCAAAGGGAGAAGTTGAAGtccaagaaaatgaagatgagaatgaagagaaagaaaagaagaatgggAGGAGATTGGGAGGTGGCCCAAAGTGTCAGGTGGTTGGCTGAGGTAGTAGTGAGGTCGGAGCAGGCAAGGATGGATACAATGAAAGAACTAGAGAGAATGAGAGCTGAAGTTGAGGCCAAGAAGGGAGAAATGGATCTCAAGAGAACAGAGATTATTGCAAACACTCAATTGCAGATTGCAAGGCTTCTGGCTGTTGATGTCAAAGGCATTGATTCTTCATTGAGGATTGGAAGGAATTGA